In Asterias rubens chromosome 2, eAstRub1.3, whole genome shotgun sequence, the sequence gcCAGTTTATTAATTAATGCTCTATGTCAAATGTGTCAGTTAAAGGAACtctacagaatttgtaagaaacaaaatcatgaagattacagatttacataaaacttacacggtctaattatgaatgatgatagtagaaaacatcccttgaaataattcTGCCTGAAACGtcatatttggtgagaaattgataatctaattttgcgtttcgagtttatcgctcagtgagtgttttattcatttttttttttttgcatcgatgtcatgcaaaatgtgtaattggtttttctctaatttctcgtgacccagatggccgatcgatctcaaacttttccAGAACTAGATTTcaagagttagaactagtcctaacttaggttagtcctaggagatatacaaaatgtgtggctagtcctaagttgggacgagtaactcatcctataactcaagataagactagtcttaactctttgtgaaatccacccctggtttgtcagtttatgtatgtggtggattacatctagtgcttacactgccagcaaatgttgtgtaagcaaaaccaattctgtaatgctcCTTTAACGGTTAGTTGATATTGAACTCTGTTAAGTTCTGTTGGTCATAAAGCTGTTTCTATCCACCAGTTCCTCTTCCACATTTTCCAAAGCCCACTTATGACCACAGATTTCAAGGGCTTCCCACTCCGCCTGTAAAAGAGACAGAGAAAAATGAACaggttaaaggtagtggacacaattggttatcactcaaaataatgattagcataaaccttacaatgtactaggtaacgagtaatggggaactgttggtagtataaaacgttgtgagaaacgactccctctgaagtaacgtagttttcgagaaaaaaaagtaattttctacgaatttgattttaagacatctgatttagaatttgaggtatcgaaatcaagcatctgaaagcacacaacttcttgtgacaagtgaggttgttttttctttcattattatctcgcaactttgacgatcgcctgagctcaaattttcacaggtttgttagtttatgcataatgttgagatacaccaagtgggaagactggtctgacacaattaccaatagtgtccagtgtctttaaccactTTCCGACGgtattacaattttgtttaccgTGCCTATGCTCGGAACCAATTGCaactttgaaataattatttttctgaGAAAAATGTTGTCACAAGGAAACCTAAACACTAGGGAAGTTATGCTTTTTCAGGGAGCCCTGGCTGTTCTCATGTGTGATCTGAGGACTCTCAGAACAAGTCAAGTTCCAAGACGTTTCCTTAATTTGTCAATTAATTATTAGAGTTAGATGATAAATAAAATAGAGGTAATTGTATTTTGGGCCATCAGAATACAATTCTGAGCTTGACGTCATGTTTACAATTTGTGTTTCAATGATACATATAGAATTATTATctgcaaactgctcaccaaccaaaaggatctatggtataaatgcaaaaagtacttatattaatggcctgacgtttcaaacCTAGTcacgtctttctcgaaggctaaaaagaaagactctgcttgggacCAATCATCAGGCTAatcacctttgaaaaaaaaatgtttactaaGTTCACTGACCTTGAATGCTTTCATGGGGTCGGGATTTGCACCCATCGGTTGACTCATCTGTTGCTGCATCAAGCGAGCCTGGTCAGCCGCTGCAATAATCAAGAGTCAAACATGGTTAACAATGACAAACAGAAGGCCAGGgcgccaatttcatagagctgcttatagcacaaatagtagctaagcacaacatcattatgcttacaagaataagataactagccaaagtaccatgtcacaagtacaatttgtgactggtatcctgctcatttgtgctAAGCAGGAAAATGTTAAGCCTTATTTTCTgcctcagcagctctatgaaattgggccctggtcaaaaGTATGGGAGGAGATGTCAGTCAGAGTCAGCGAGAGTCCTCATGAATAATAAAAGTAACAcaaaatttataatgcgccaagAAGTTGGAGAAACAGTAAGAATGTATAATTGATCTAAATCATGTACATACATAAATATGAAATGGGTAAGATGGTTGTGGGTGTAAGTCACAGTTAAAACAAGACACTTATTACTTTGTCCTTCCAATGGGGTGCTAAAACGTCGGTGCCGTGAGTAGCACTGCACGTTAAACGACCCAGTGCAGTGCACTTATCGTTCAGAGGTTCGGTGCAACATTCAGTCATGTATGTAATAACCTGAACAAGAACCAACACAAGAAATGGCCTAGGGATGAGGTTGTTGACACATTTTATCAAGGAAAGGTGTTTTGTCTGAACAACCTGCACTCTGaactttattttcttaaaaGCCAGAGGGCTTCTAAGTGAAACTTTGAATTGTGGGGATAAAATgagccattttgtttatttttattaattggtTATTCTAGACATCATTTAGAGACAGTGGAAGGCAGGGCAAACTAGTTAACATAAAGACAAGCAAAGTAAAGTAATTTAAAAGCAAGGTACAGGGATGCTTTTTGAGAAGCCCTTTCGTCCTCACCATTATTTTCTCCTAAGATTAACGAGTAGACGCTACGTAGACCAAATACATTTAGGAAGTACCAGCTGGCTGAACTGACCCAAGATGCATCCAGTGAAGCCAGTTCCACACCTCGTTGAAGCATGGGCTTAAAGCGTAGTGTTAACGGGAAAGGAACCTTAGCTGTAATCAGACACAAgaacaaaatatcattttaaaggcgcttggacactatcagtaattactcaaaataattgtcagcataaaaacttagttggtgatgagcaatggagagctgttgttagtattaaaggcagtggacactattggtaattactcaaaataattatttgcataaaacctttcttggtgacgagtaatggggagaggttgatggtgtacaacattgtgagaaacggctccctctgaagttccatagttttcgagaaagaagtaattttcaaggaatttgatttcgagaccacagatttagaacttgaggtctcgaaatcgacacaactttgtgtgacaaggtgttttttttccccattactatctcgcaacttcgactaccaattgagctcaaattttcacaggtttgttattttatgcatacgttgagatacaccaactgtgaaggctattctttgacaattaccaatagtgtccactgcctttaaacattgtgtgaaacggctcccactaAAGTAACGtagagaaagagataatttctcactcaaatattaaaagactttaggcatAAAGGCTTTTtgggcatttgaaagcacacaaacttgtgcaacaagggtgtttttttgtgcatatgttgggaaacactagttagactactggtctttgacaattaccgaaggtgtccagtgcctctaaagtTTAAAGCCATCGTTAATTACTCCTAAAACTAATGGCCAAATAAACTGACTTTAAATAGGAAGAagaaatgtggttttagagatcGGGATTCACAAACTCTTCAATCTCAGaaatgtttctgcatgaaacgtttctcagagtaagtattccaattgcagattattgCCCCTGCTTGGACACAACCACATCCGATTCTTGGTGATATCTTGAAAAAGAGCTACAAGGGACCAGTCTCTTCTAAcctacaaatttgttttcttccttccCTAGACACAGTAGCAAGAAAGTCTTAGGTCAATTGACTTACTGATAACGAAGCCTGAGAAGGTCCAGTTGATCCAGCCACCGATGACGATCATGGGCAGAATGTTGGTTAAATTACCCTTCAGCATATCAGTCAGCATGGACGGATCtaaacaatatacatgtagatgttacaTAAAAGttattacataataataataatgatacacTGAATTCAGAACTTGTATTTGCTGATTTGTTTAATTGATTACAATTCGATCCAACGGCAAATTTAGCCCCAATAACAGGATGCATCGGAAACGAGAAAAAATGCTCAGGTTTagatgtggaaaaaaaaaaaaaaaaccaaatgggTGAAtacccacgcaatcaggtagggactgaaaacccaatccacacaaGGCTCCAGTCCCTGGTGGGACTCGAACAGGAGTCCACAtgggtgaaaggcagggaaagaaaccactgagccaacctgatatATAGTGTGTTTTATGCACGTGCATCTCAGAGtgctcattaaaggcactgtacactattgggaattgtcaaagaccaattgtCAAGATTTAACACAGCAGGACATCAAGCACAATGTGCCTGGCTCACTATTGTTGTACTCCATGGTCCAACCATGGTTTCTTTCTCCATGGTCCACAATGATCAAACTTACCAGCCATTGGGTTCTGAACCACTCCCTCTCTTTTTTGCGTTTTGAAGAATCCAGAGTCATCATTATTGAAGAACTGTTTCCTCATGTTGAAAGACTACACAATGCAAGAAAAAAGTTGCAAAATAGAAATTATTAAAGCTGATAACTAGGccggggcgactagtgaaatttactactctaGTCGCAACTTTGACACTAGCCGCTACTAATTTTTACTTCCCAAGATGCACTGCGGCATAATGTTTACCGCAGGCAGAAAATAGTAAAATTCACGCTAacaggattgaaggattgtgtcactgataaGGTCCGATTGTGATTCGTTAGTTAATTACATACCATGTATTTTGTCGTGAATAGTGGTTCGCCAAACAGTCACGActgtttttgtagtagtcgtgataatttttgtattttttgtaaaatgaatgtACGTTTGATTACCTGTCGAGGAAGAAACTTGCCATTTTCTCTAAGAAGTCTGCTCTTTAGCAAAGCTTGTCTAGAAGAAAAgaagaacattttaaaataagaatGCTGTGAACTaagtttttttcaaacaaagcGAATCTAGATATTTAATCAATAAATTTAGGCAATAATAGGATTCTGTCTCACACAATATCCTATCACCAATCCGCGGGGCTGATTTTGCTCAATGGCCAAAGGCATTGTGGGTCAATGTTGGATGAAAAAAAAGGGCTAAGCCCCCTTTTATAACAACAATGTCTTTCAGCAATTCAGTCGAATCAGTCAGGCTGTTGTGTGTGGGGGGATCTTTGAGGAGACAGAATCTTATGTCAGAGAGTCCTGCCACAACCAACCAACCTGACTTTCATTTGcttgtcttttatttattttttaaataaaacaaaatacttaaTTAATACAAGgtgagtagatctcataattcaaacgtagtcccacatactgacataccttgcaggaaataaagTATGTTATTAAAGCACCTTTTTAATATGCGCACTATATTATAGGACgacacttttttattattatatattaggCCATTTATAATGCCAGAAAAGTTTCCACACCAGCCCAccattttcttaaaatgcttttttttttttctttttttttttaaccctgaCTGAGAATGCAATGCCACTCtctatattaaaggcagtgggcactattgattggtaattgtcaaagactagccatcacagttggtgtatctcaacatatgcataaaataactaacctgtgaaaatttgagatcaatcggtcatcaagttgcgagataataatgaaagaagaaaacacccttgtcacacgaagttgtgtgctttcagatgcttgatttcgagacctcaagttctaaatctgaggtcttgaaatcaaattcgtggaaaattagttctttctcgaaaactactggCACTTCAgacagagggagcggtttctcacaatgttttataccatcaacctctccccattacttgtcaccaggaaaggttttatcctaataattattttgagtaaataccaatagtgtccactgcctttaaggtttatCGCCaaaagcaaaatatcaagagagggcgctgttgaacccacacaaagatataggcgaTGCGTGCGCGAGTCATACATGACATCTTACAAGTTACATCGCATAGCAAACTGCCTCATAtgccttcccacaatgcattgcggttctgaatcgcgatataAACCCTAATGCGTAATggggaaaatataaaaaatgtaaaataaatggtTGTCATGATGGGGCCTTAGACCTAGGCACCTAACCCCCAAGGCTTTGGGACCGGTTTTAAAATAACTGATGGCTAAAAatcctaaataaataaaatcgtttgattgagaaaaaaaaagaaaatttcagaaaagtttccgtattCTCTTTTCTGAATCAATCACTTTTCATTGATTCGATTTAATTAATGAGGTCCCAAATAGgatatccctttttgtcaaaaaatgggtgaaaaaatggtggcgaCATTTTTTTACGGAAAGTTTTCCGCACTGATGACTATGCGAGATTATAAATGTGGCGACTTTGTCGCAGCACCTTCACGTAGGCCATGTTAGTATTATTGTAATGTAAGGTTAGAAATGGACGACTCGTCCCGTGAAAACTgatgaaaacttaaaatatcaaaaaatgaaaaacctaaaacattaaattaaatACTTACCCGTCTGATACTTGTTGAAGAGTTACTTTTTTCTGTGAAGTAAGCAATAAACTGACATAATGTCTGATGATTCCAACAAAGAATGTGATAAAAACTATGGGTAACACGACCCAAAGACGAATATTTGGGTCCAACAATAACTCTGCCATTTCGGCAGATGATGGAGGACGACTTGGTTGGAGGTTTAACGACTCCGGGCGAGTGGTGGCGCTGTTGCAGCCTAGCCCGGTACTAGACTCTGTTCATTAGACAAGCTACTAGCCTTTAGCACTGTACCAGAAATGCGGGTGTGTGTAGTGTACGACGCGTGACGAGAGCTAGCGATTACACAAACATACGAACGACCTGTTTCAACTTGAACTCTAAACTTTCACAATCAATACACTGTCTGTGCTGACTGTATTGTATGTAACTGTATAAACCTCCATGATTATTCCATGATTATTCCTGGCTTCAGAAATGTCGGAAGTTGAAGAAGAACAAATGGATAACGTAATAGACCCACAATCTGTTCCTGTTGATcttacccaaaacaaaacagtgaagATAAGAAATCTTGTTGCTTTCTGGTAAGTTACACCACTCACCAGGTTTCACTATCCCAGTATCTTCAATTCAACAAGTTCATTTGTCGCTGTGTGTGTAATTTGTAGAAATTCTTTACATCAATATCTATCTATATCCTCATTGCATTGCCTCTAGATTATAGAAAGGAAACGGGGCCTTCAAATGATTATTTTCCAAACTAACATCTGCTGGGGCCtgctgggaggggggggggcaactttGCTAGGGGACGAGGATAGGGGTGATAAATTATGTTTGATGGCGATAAACTTACGGATGTAGTCTTTACCGTGGAAGAAGTGGCGAAACAGTTGCAGAAACTCAACCCAACAAAATCCCCTGAACCGGATGGACTGCACCCAAAGGTACTGAAGGAAGTATGTAATGAGATAGCACATCCACTTGCCATCATCTTTAGAAAGTCAATGGATGAAGGTGAAGTTCCAAAAGGTTGGAAAGTTGCTGAAGTTACTGCCATCTTCAAAAAAGGTAGTGCTGCAGATGCTGGGAACTACAGGCCAGTCAGCCTCA encodes:
- the LOC117307039 gene encoding ER membrane protein complex subunit 3-like; this encodes MAELLLDPNIRLWVVLPIVFITFFVGIIRHYVSLLLTSQKKVTLQQVSDGQALLKSRLLRENGKFLPRQSFNMRKQFFNNDDSGFFKTQKREGVVQNPMADPSMLTDMLKGNLTNILPMIVIGGWINWTFSGFVITKVPFPLTLRFKPMLQRGVELASLDASWVSSASWYFLNVFGLRSVYSLILGENNAADQARLMQQQMSQPMGANPDPMKAFKAEWEALEICGHKWALENVEEELVDRNSFMTNRT